The Paenibacillus sp. FSL H7-0357 nucleotide sequence GTTATCTTCTGTAGGCTCTTCGGTAATCGCTCCCATAGCACCTTGAGGCGAGACGTCCTGAGTGGATAGCCCTTTGCCTCCTTCATTATAGGCACCTTCAAGCTGGTTGGCGGCGACGGCGCCGCCCCATAAGAATCCTTCAGGGAATGACAGGCCAGTTTGACTTAGATTTTTCATACTGAAATCTCTCCGTTTCTTTTATGTGATACACTAGAAAGCAACTTCTACTATCAGCCTAGTTGGTGTAACCCGTTACATGTCAAGCACCGCAATTTAAAAGGAGAGGAATCAATGTCAAAATTTAAAAAAATCATGGAAATGACCGGTTACTCCCGGGCTACAGTCTCCCGGGTAATCAACCAGTCGCCTAAAGTTAGTCCTGAAGCGCGCAACAAAATTTTACGGATCATGCGCGAGCTCGATTATGTGCCTAACAGCAACGCCATTTCGCTATCCACGGGACGGACGAAGCAAATCGGCCTTGTTGTCGCTTCGCTGAATGAAATGATAATGCCTTTTGTGAACGGCTTTGTGGATAGGGCGATGGAGGACGGATACCAGACGATTATTTATCCGACGCGGGGCGATGCAGCTACGGAGCTACAGGCATTTGAAGATTTGCGCAGCAAAAGAGTGGATGCAATTGTCATTGTCACTTGCGTTAACGATCCGCACAAGCTGAAGGCTTACTGCAAATACGGCCCTATTGTATCATGGCAGCGGATGGAGGAAGGCGGCATCCCTTCCATTGCAATGGATCAGTCAGTGGGTTATACGCTGGCACTAGAGCATTTGATTGGTAAGGGGCACCGGGCAATCGCCAATCTTTTTGCCAGGCCGAACAGTTTAAATACGCACAGCAGGCGTGAGGCTTACGAACGGACGATGCAGACATACGGAATGCCTGTACTGAGAGAGTGGTATCGGGAGAAGATATATACCCTTCGAAAGGGAGAAACGGAGCTGGAGCATTTGCTATCCGCCTCCGGACCTAATGCGCCGACTGCTGTACTATGCCCGAACGATTACGTAGCAGTCGGTCTGCTGACGGAGGCGCGCAAGCGGAGCATCGACGTTCCCGGTCGCCTGGCCATCGTCGGATTCGATAACATCGATCTAGCGCGCGTCTTTGGTCTGACAACCGTCGACAACCCGATTGCGGAGCAGGCCCGCAACGCATATACAGTGCTTGCGTCGCAGCTCACTGGCAGCGGCGCGCAACCAGACAAGTTGGAGTACCGGTTGGTGGTGCGGGCGTCAACCTAGGAAAATGTTGTTGAGGAAAAATTACATTGGAGACAGAAATATGTGAGGAGGTGAGAAAAGTAAAACCATGGTTTGTGATCACCCTAGCTCCAGTGGCTTCATAAAAGTTTAAACGGCAATCTTCCCCTTAGCTTTTATTTATCCGTTCAGTACGGATCAAGCGCAGTTGTCATCCCCTCTGCTGTATATCCTTGGAGATGGAATATGAATTCAAGGTAATCTGTAAACAAAACCTTCCAGCTCATCAATATCGGCGATGTCCGCCTACTTCAAACGCTTTGCCCGAATCGCTCCTTTAGCTTGCTCTTATAGTTCGTCGTGCGTCCGCTCGAATGAGTGGCGCTCTCGATATTGCTGCGGGGTAAGCTTGAAGCGATTATTAAATTTTTTATAAAAAAAGGTGAGGTTATTAAATCCAGTAGTTTCTGCAATATCGTAGATTGGACGATTTGTGTTTGCTAATAGAAACGAAGCGTAGTTAAATTTTTCACTTTGAATGAGATTTTTAAATGTTTGCCCTGTTGTTTTTTTAATCAAGGAGGACAAATAATTGGGGTTGAAGTTAAAATGTTCCGCCGTTGAGGTCAGTGTACATTCCATAAAATGCTGCTCGATGTATTTTAAAATGTCGATAGTGCTAACTCTTGGGCTTGTTAACGCCTCTGGACGGTTCGTATCGTATTCGAACACGCGCAATAGTTCGTAGAAAATGAGTTGCATATAAGAATTTATCATTTCAAAGGAGCCGATGGCGCGATCGTAAAATTCGCAGAGCAACTGCTTAATCAAGATAAGCACGCTAGCATTGTTTTCTGAGTGGAAAATGATATAACGATTATGATTTTGATGTTCGGAGATCGCATTGGCCAAAAAGTGGGAGAGAATACCACCGTTCGCTATTTTGCTTAGAAAGGAAGAACTGAAGTAAGATTTGCGGATAAGAATATTCACGATAACATCCTGTGATGTCGTTGCCAGAATGGCATGAGGAACGCGAGTATCAAGAATGCAAACCTCTCCCTGTTTCAGGGTAACCTGCTTGTCATTGATAATTTGCGTACATTGTCCGGAATATACGAAGTTAAGTTCTATGTCACTGTGAATATGAAGAGGAACTTCAGCGAAGCGGGTGTGTTTGTATATCATAATGTTGTCCTTCTCACCTATAACATCGACAAAGACAAATAC carries:
- a CDS encoding LacI family DNA-binding transcriptional regulator; the encoded protein is MSKFKKIMEMTGYSRATVSRVINQSPKVSPEARNKILRIMRELDYVPNSNAISLSTGRTKQIGLVVASLNEMIMPFVNGFVDRAMEDGYQTIIYPTRGDAATELQAFEDLRSKRVDAIVIVTCVNDPHKLKAYCKYGPIVSWQRMEEGGIPSIAMDQSVGYTLALEHLIGKGHRAIANLFARPNSLNTHSRREAYERTMQTYGMPVLREWYREKIYTLRKGETELEHLLSASGPNAPTAVLCPNDYVAVGLLTEARKRSIDVPGRLAIVGFDNIDLARVFGLTTVDNPIAEQARNAYTVLASQLTGSGAQPDKLEYRLVVRAST
- a CDS encoding helix-turn-helix domain-containing protein translates to MNHDQLDNYLHSLTEREKFYELNPCFRSSVYEFMPKTVLENGQEVFVFVDVIGEKDNIMIYKHTRFAEVPLHIHSDIELNFVYSGQCTQIINDKQVTLKQGEVCILDTRVPHAILATTSQDVIVNILIRKSYFSSSFLSKIANGGILSHFLANAISEHQNHNRYIIFHSENNASVLILIKQLLCEFYDRAIGSFEMINSYMQLIFYELLRVFEYDTNRPEALTSPRVSTIDILKYIEQHFMECTLTSTAEHFNFNPNYLSSLIKKTTGQTFKNLIQSEKFNYASFLLANTNRPIYDIAETTGFNNLTFFYKKFNNRFKLTPQQYRERHSFERTHDEL